From Phragmites australis chromosome 5, lpPhrAust1.1, whole genome shotgun sequence, a single genomic window includes:
- the LOC133918570 gene encoding uncharacterized protein LOC133918570 isoform X1: MIEQFVNFVIRPPRSEYNPDQYLWETEFILAGRKYKRLDLELANPRGHTLKCSHYIPAFIPENTALPCVVYCHGNSGCRADANEAAVILLPSNITVFTLDFSGSGLSGGDYVSLGWHEKEDLKCAVSCLRTNKQVSCIGLWGRSMGAVTSLLYGAEDPSIAGMVLDSAFTKLYDLMMELVDVYKIRVPKFTVKMAVQYMRRIIQKRAKFDIMDLNVLKFAPKIFIPALFGHALNDMFIQPHHCDRIHQAYGGDKNIIKFEGDHNSPRPQSYYDSVSMFFYKTLHPPQLPAARLNKLHMSAFKVGNITNESLFFEIINGLRSADTAVCSSSTDAPNIPNARTSVVELLSESVNQLSIKNEADLDFLLDENHSLSEMDGDSVGSRLQDKTSRHNNESCSYTSSNRESWGRCSSLGAASDGSFSGDNNDKQENMTVKALATPLRQKQRKPDQKTKEKKIQALWKKLKREKVEMGDSLSQRFRMCLGQSPRHKRTKSSGVIMTS, from the exons ATGATCGAGCAGTTCGTTAATTTCGTCATCCGGCCGCCCAG GTCAGAATATAATCCAGATCAGTATTTATGGGAGACAGAGTTCATCCTCGCAGGACGGAAGTACAAACGACTAGACTTGGAG CTTGCAAATCCGAGAGGCCATACCTTAAAATGCAGCCACTATATTCCTGCGTTCATCCCAGAAAACACTGCCCTTCCATGTGTGGTCTACTGTCACGGAAATAG TGGATGCCGAGCAGATGCCAATGAAGCCGCTGTAATACTTCTCCCTTCAAATATCACTGTTTTCACACTTGACTTTTCTGGGTCAGGTCTATCGGGTGGAGATTATGTCAGCCTGGGTTGGCATGAG AAAGAGGACCTCAAATGTGCAGTATCATGTCTGCGGACCAATAAGCAAGTTTCCTGTATAGGCCTTTGGGGGCGATCAATGGGTGCCGTTACAAG CTTACTCTATGGAGCAGAAGATCCCTCTATTGCTGGCATGGTATTGGATAGTGCTTTCACTAAATTGTATGACTTGATGATGGAACTTGTTGATGTTTACAAAATCCGAGTTCCTAAATTCACG GTTAAGATGGCTGTGCAGTACATGCGGCGAATCATTCAGAAAAGAGCTAAGTTTGACATAATGGATCTTAATGTTTTAAAG TTTGCTCCCAAGATATTTATTCCTGCATTATTTGGACATGCTTTGAATGACATGTTTATTCAGCCTCACCATTGTGATCGTATTCACCAGGCATATGGG GgggataaaaatataataaaatttgAGGGTGATCATAATTCCCCAAGACCTCAATCATATTATGATTCAGTTTCAATGTTCTTCTATAAAACTTTGCACCCTCCTCAGTTGCCTGCAGCACGCTTGAATAAGCTACATATGAGTGCTTTTAAAGTTGGTAACATAACCAACGAg AGTTTGTTCTTTGAAATCATCAATGGTTTACGGTCAGCTGACACTGCTGTCTGCAGTTCATCAACAGATGCACCTAACATTCCAAATG CTAGAACATCTGTAGTTGAATTGCTATCGGAAAGCGTGAATCAGCTGTCCATTAAGAATGAGGCTGACTTG GATTTTCTTTTAGATGAAAATCATAGCCTATCTGAGATGGATGGGGATAGTGTTGGATCACGATTGCAG GATAAAACAAGTAGGCACAATAATGAGTCCTGTTCATACACAAGCTCTAACAGAGAAAGTTGGGGCAGATGTTCATCTTTAGGAGCGGCCAGTGATGGATCATTCTCAGGCGATAATAATGATAAGCAGGAG AATATGACCGTGAAGGCTTTGGCTACACCACTAAGACAAAAACAGAGGAAACCGGACCAGAaaacaaaggagaagaagatccaAGCACTGTGGAAGAAGCTTAAGCGCGAGAAGGTGGAGATGGGGGATAGTCTATCTCAGCGTTTCAGGATGTGCCTCGGGCAGTCTCCTCGGCACAAGAGGACTAAATCGTCTGGAGTGATCATGACTTCATAA
- the LOC133918568 gene encoding uncharacterized protein LOC133918568, translating into MGLGGRGVVGERWSQRILWMCALGSAVSLYFVAVERQAQNRARAVAEGLKALDGGGGAGEDV; encoded by the exons atgGGGCTCGGGGGCCGGGGCGTTGTGGGCGAGAGGTGGTCGCAGCGCATCCTCTGGATGTGCGCCCTCGGCAGCGCCGTGA GCCTCTACTTCGTGGCGgtggagaggcaggcgcagaaCCGCGCGCGGGCGGTCGCGGAGGGCCTCAAGGCcctcgacggcggcggcggcgccggggagGACGTGTGA
- the LOC133918570 gene encoding uncharacterized protein LOC133918570 isoform X2, translating to MIEQFVNFVIRPPRSEYNPDQYLWETEFILAGRKYKRLDLELANPRGHTLKCSHYIPAFIPENTALPCVVYCHGNSGCRADANEAAVILLPSNITVFTLDFSGSGLSGGDYVSLGWHEKEDLKCAVSCLRTNKQVSCIGLWGRSMGAVTSLLYGAEDPSIAGMVLDSAFTKLYDLMMELVDVYKIRVPKFTVKMAVQYMRRIIQKRAKFDIMDLNVLKGDKNIIKFEGDHNSPRPQSYYDSVSMFFYKTLHPPQLPAARLNKLHMSAFKVGNITNESLFFEIINGLRSADTAVCSSSTDAPNIPNARTSVVELLSESVNQLSIKNEADLDFLLDENHSLSEMDGDSVGSRLQDKTSRHNNESCSYTSSNRESWGRCSSLGAASDGSFSGDNNDKQENMTVKALATPLRQKQRKPDQKTKEKKIQALWKKLKREKVEMGDSLSQRFRMCLGQSPRHKRTKSSGVIMTS from the exons ATGATCGAGCAGTTCGTTAATTTCGTCATCCGGCCGCCCAG GTCAGAATATAATCCAGATCAGTATTTATGGGAGACAGAGTTCATCCTCGCAGGACGGAAGTACAAACGACTAGACTTGGAG CTTGCAAATCCGAGAGGCCATACCTTAAAATGCAGCCACTATATTCCTGCGTTCATCCCAGAAAACACTGCCCTTCCATGTGTGGTCTACTGTCACGGAAATAG TGGATGCCGAGCAGATGCCAATGAAGCCGCTGTAATACTTCTCCCTTCAAATATCACTGTTTTCACACTTGACTTTTCTGGGTCAGGTCTATCGGGTGGAGATTATGTCAGCCTGGGTTGGCATGAG AAAGAGGACCTCAAATGTGCAGTATCATGTCTGCGGACCAATAAGCAAGTTTCCTGTATAGGCCTTTGGGGGCGATCAATGGGTGCCGTTACAAG CTTACTCTATGGAGCAGAAGATCCCTCTATTGCTGGCATGGTATTGGATAGTGCTTTCACTAAATTGTATGACTTGATGATGGAACTTGTTGATGTTTACAAAATCCGAGTTCCTAAATTCACG GTTAAGATGGCTGTGCAGTACATGCGGCGAATCATTCAGAAAAGAGCTAAGTTTGACATAATGGATCTTAATGTTTTAAAG GgggataaaaatataataaaatttgAGGGTGATCATAATTCCCCAAGACCTCAATCATATTATGATTCAGTTTCAATGTTCTTCTATAAAACTTTGCACCCTCCTCAGTTGCCTGCAGCACGCTTGAATAAGCTACATATGAGTGCTTTTAAAGTTGGTAACATAACCAACGAg AGTTTGTTCTTTGAAATCATCAATGGTTTACGGTCAGCTGACACTGCTGTCTGCAGTTCATCAACAGATGCACCTAACATTCCAAATG CTAGAACATCTGTAGTTGAATTGCTATCGGAAAGCGTGAATCAGCTGTCCATTAAGAATGAGGCTGACTTG GATTTTCTTTTAGATGAAAATCATAGCCTATCTGAGATGGATGGGGATAGTGTTGGATCACGATTGCAG GATAAAACAAGTAGGCACAATAATGAGTCCTGTTCATACACAAGCTCTAACAGAGAAAGTTGGGGCAGATGTTCATCTTTAGGAGCGGCCAGTGATGGATCATTCTCAGGCGATAATAATGATAAGCAGGAG AATATGACCGTGAAGGCTTTGGCTACACCACTAAGACAAAAACAGAGGAAACCGGACCAGAaaacaaaggagaagaagatccaAGCACTGTGGAAGAAGCTTAAGCGCGAGAAGGTGGAGATGGGGGATAGTCTATCTCAGCGTTTCAGGATGTGCCTCGGGCAGTCTCCTCGGCACAAGAGGACTAAATCGTCTGGAGTGATCATGACTTCATAA